The Aspergillus luchuensis IFO 4308 DNA, chromosome 6, nearly complete sequence genome segment CCCAGGCAGGCATCTTGTATAATAGTCCTCTTATTTCTTGATGACTAGTACCTTCGTAGTGAACCAGCGCAGATCAAAGGATGcctaaaattaattatactgaGAAGTTGCAGCAgattgagatggaagagtcGAGTTGTTGTCGGCTGATTCACAGTGCTTTGTGCAATCCATAGCGGGGATCAGCCATGTAACAGCCGTACCAGTCCGAACGTGCCAACCGACAGACGAggtaagaaatatattaatatagttagcCAGTTCATATGGCCTGAGCCCAGCGTGGCGTAAGGGTCCACCACTCTATGACAGCAATTGGAGGGGTAGTGGTAGAGTAGTTTAGCTTTAACCAGCCACCCCCATTTGATTAGAACCACCATTCAAGTATGGCTACCGGAGTCCCTCATGACCCATGGATCGTGGAATATCGCCCGGGAGCTTGGACACCCGGTGGCCCAAGACATTCGACACATTTTAATTCCTGGAGGAGCCAAACGAACAGCACAGCCGTAGCATGGGATGAATGATTGGATTGGGTTGCCTTGAAAGTGGTAGTGGAAGTAGCGAAAGTGAGACAGTGAGACACGCATGGTACAGACAGCGTAAGCAGGCAGTCGAATTGGGGCTATTTTTGGCGACCCTGTCATTCCCAGTCGGGCTAGTCGGGCCGAGAAGAGTAAGTGTAAGCTgtctcttcttggcctcgtGACCGTTAAAAATGATTCAATGATCTTTTTTAGTGCAGGCGTCAACTCAGTTCTACTGGTGGTAGTTAGAGTGAGTAGTCTACTAGTAGTGAGGGAGGATGTATCTAGTAAGTACCGTTTGTTACTAGTCCCATACTCTATACGGAACTAAGCCGGAATTGACTTCTGGGCGCAACTCTCTTCCCGAGCcattttctctcctcttctgccCCCCAAGAATAACCCTCCCACTTCTTCGCCAATCCCACTTGGcactcttttcttcttaccTTCTTTCATCGGTCTCTCGCTTCGTTTGGGTGACTTTTGGACCTTCGTTTGTCCCCCCCGATATTCCCCAGTCACTCCTCTGTTCTCTGCGTCATGgaatccagcagctgcatcCCAGCAGGACCCATCGTTTAGCGTTTCCTGCAAGGTAGGCCTATTTTCCCGGTGGACCCCCGAATTTCCCTGAGCTGacccatcatccttctccagctttctCCACATTCCAGCAGCAAAGTCCCCTTGTCCCGCGATCCCTGATCTCCCCTCGTTGCCTTGTCTCTTTCCATTCGTTTGCAGCTCTCGAGATTCGTCACCTCGCTCCAGCGCACATGGCAGGTTTCATATCCCATGCATAGTCCACAGCTTATCGCATAATTTCGGGGCCATTTCAAATCACCTTGACAATCGTCCCCACAATCAAGGATTGTTCTGCGACCACGCTCGGCATATACATTTGTGGGATTTGGCCATCACCGATCGGATCTCAAACACAAAGAATTAGGAACGATGGCGCGCTCTGCCAGCGGCGGCTATCCCCAgccgccttcttcacctccgccCGTTTATCttcgttcttctcctcccatccccccGGTGCCTCGTGAACCCCGGCGGGACAGCTTCAATCGCTTATACAGCAAGCCTATTCCCAGGAAGTCTCTGACGGATCCGGTGTACATGCCGGAAGATCGCCCCGAAAGCCAACGCTATTCGGTTCCACGGGTCAGAATCCATGGGGAAAGCGATCCGCCAGAGCCGGATTATCATGAGGACGGTATTGAACTGACGCTTCCAACTGATGAATTCGCCCACATATCTCTCTccgagcagcaacagcagactCATGTAAAGACCATCGATGGATCATCTCCACCCCAGGTACCAGAGCATCGGACATACGGGCACACACCCCATAGCAGTGCGTCTTGGTCGGTAGTCGATCCCCACAAAGACAACAGTCTGCCCAACACGAGCACATCTTCGTTGGACCAACAACCTGCCAAAGACAGTCAGACTAGCTCTTCCCGGGACAGTCTCGACAGTGCGACGCAAGCTTCAGAAATTTATGAACCTTTGCACTACCATCATCGACCGTACGAAGCTCCCCAGCCCGCAAACCAGCAATCACCAGCAACTGGCTCATCTGAGAATATACAGAAGCCACGCCCAGCCGCCAATGGTCGTTCTCTTTCAACACACTCGCTCGGGTCCGACTTGGGTGAAAGACGGAGATCTTCTCGGCTCTCGCCATACCTCCACGCCCGTGGATCTTCCCGGGACTCCAGTGCATCTCCCGATGTCCGACCAGTATCTTTCGTTGAACAGCTCAACAGCTGCTATCCGCAACCCGGACCTGCCCCGGTACAGATTGGCAACTCCCATCTGCAATCCGCTGTCGGCAACAACGCATCCTTGTTGAGCCACAAACAGACGTTCGACATGTATCTGGCAAATGTCAAGAAGACCGATGACCCCGCCATCCAGTATGAGTTCGCCATCTTTATGGTGAACGCGATGTTAGAAATGCCTCCCGATGAGGCAGACGGTGCATCTGCAGTGTATGGCCAGAAAGGAAGCGACATCAACCGTGCTAGTCTTCTGCGCGAGTCCAAGTCCATCCTCCAGCGCCTAGCGGATCGCAGCTACCCCTTTGCTCAATACTATCTGGCCGACGGATACGCTTCAGGGTTGTTCagcaaaggaaaagaggacTATGATCGGGCATTTCCACTGTTCCTGGCAGCCAGTAAACACGGACATGTCGAAGCATGCTACCGAACTGCTTTGTGCTATGAGTTCGGCTGGGGTACCCGAGTTGACGCCGCTCGGGCACAGCAGTTCTACCGACAGGCAGCATCCAAAAACCACCCGGGCGCTATGCTACGTATGGCAAAGGCCTGTCTGGAAGGGGATATGGGGCTAGGAAAACGCTATCGCGAAGGTATCAAGTGGATGAAACGCGCTACCGATTCATCCGACGTCCAGTATAATTCTGCTCCTTACGAGTTGGGATTGATGCACGAAACGGGATACGGCGACGATGTGTTTCCAGACCCTGCTTATGCTGCCCAGCTGTTCACCAAGGCGGCGGACCTAGGCCATATCGAGGCCAGCTATCGCTTGGGTGATGCCTATGAGCATGGCAAACTCGAATGTCCGAGAGATCCTGCTTTATCGATCCATTTCTATACCAACGCTGCGCAGGGTGGCCATCCGCTGGCCATGATGGCACTGTGTGCCTGGTACCTCATTGGGGCAGAGCCGGTGCTGGAAAAGGATGAGTATGAAGCCTACGAATGGGCTAAGCGTGCTGCGGAGGCTGGTAAGACACCTACATAGTAACCCAGGCAATGAGATGCTGACCTTGTCATGCAGGACTCACCAAGGCACAATATGCGGTTGGATACTTCACAGAAACGGGCATTGGCTGCCGGCCAGACCACCTAGCAGCGAATGTCTGGTATGTGCAAGCAGCGGAGCAAGGAGATCTCCGAGCTAAACGCCGAATTGCCGCCATTCGAGCGGCTGTCGACGGGGTCAATCCAGAGAAGGCTAGCGCAGCAGCTGCGGGCACTGGCCGTGggcagaaggaaaagaaaggtgcGTATTTTCTCCAACTGTGTCACAGTCTGTctaatatatgatatagaAGGGAAATCGAAACGATTTGGTATATTCTAAGCATGACATATCTCCAATAGCCCCGAGGGGGTTCCGCATCTGGCAGCACATTTACCAATCATTTACATTCATGGTCACCATATAATACATTTCAGCGACAACGAGCAGCACGAAGAAGTTTTGGCACATTTTGGCATTTTATCTTGATTATTTTGAGCGATTTATTGATTCACGCGAATCTTGTTTCCCAGCATTACTGGGGTTGGACCTGTACAAATTCTGTATCATTCATAATGATTTGCGGAACATATAATCAACTTtacgatcatcatcatctccatatTCACTATATCAGGACCTAAAATCTTCCAATGAAATCGACTGTCATTCCACTATTCATCAACATAGCGCCGTACAATAATATAGAGTATTGTGAGAGCAGTATTGAGCGATAGAGCCATATCCCCTCCCTTAGGCCATTGCATATAACTCCACAGACATCTCAGACTGGCGGTGAATAGTACAATATAAAGTAGGCTGACATGAGTCAGCTCTGCGCCCCTTGGATTGTAATGATGGGACCTTCTGTTCACTTACGTCCACGGATTCCGTGCAATCCGTTGAAGGCTAGTAAGCCTTtgcgaagaggaggggagtggaGTTGAGGTAGTGGGTTTCTTGTCGGtgttcatcttcttgattgTGTGGATATCAGCCGGATCAGGTATGCTTATGAGCTAACAGTAGGTTGTGTAGGAAATCAGGCCTACCCTGGGAGCTAGGGACTGAAATtgtaattaaataaaacagaaagTTGATGGTACCGTGGTAGCGGATCGGCCCTTTATGCTCTTTTAGCCCGATCGGGTATTGCTGCGGGTCTTGGCAGTCAGATGATCTCGAATTGTGCCTCTTTCAGCCTTATGGGcaattttttctttatcttattcGTGCCATGGCGGTCAGGTTCTCTGTCCTTGAAGCACCAATGAGAGATCGCAGTTGTAGATGATGATAGCATGGCGATTTCGTTGATCATGTTGCAAACTGGTGGACTTGATGCTGCTTATTCGGGGTCTTGGCAGTCGAGTGAGGTGAATCAGGGGCAGTCAGCCTTTTGTGGGGACAGAATGCGGAAAATCTCTTTCTAATTTCTATGGCTTCATTCTGGAGATCAAAGGATTCAGAAATGGTTACGAGGCTGATGAGGGTTTTAGTGGGATAGCATCGTACTTGTAGACCAATTCAGTAGGTCTCGCCTGAGTGTGGATTGATGTTCCTTGTTCATACTTTGATTCGTGCTTGCAACGACTGCTTCCCAGTGGGAAATCAAGTCATTCAGCAGCTACTTTTGGTGAATATGAGACATATATCATTATGTGCCATCTTTTTGTTACTGTTGAGGTTGGAAAGCTGTGTTAGGTCACTTTATGACCATGTCACAacctaaatatatattcggTATTACTATACTGCGGTTTCACCAGAATAAACGACAGCTGATAATCAGTGCAATAATACTCTGCCATATCTGATACTCTCTAGCTAACGAGCAGCTGAAAGCCGCAAGCCTACGCAATTACCACATTTCATGTCGGAGGTTTAGCCAGGAGAATCTCGAGGCCACATGGCAGTGCCTTGATAGGGGGAGCACCGACCAATCAGAGAGCCCCAGATAAAGATCGTTATCTGGGGAAGACGGACGATATCAGATAAGAGTCAATAGCCGATCTGCCCGTCATTGATAAGACTAGCTTCCCCCATGATTCTCTTCtcgttcttctctttcctggACCAGAAATCAGAGTATATGTGAGCaacaccttcctctcctagCCGAATGCCATCCAACTGTCACACAGTCCAAGCGTGCCAAGGACAGCCAGCCACCTGTCATCTGCGAACCGAAGGATCGGCAAGACCAATTGCGGGGGTGGGGTAAGACTATGCGCCCCGGATTTGCTCATTTGCTCCGTCGTGCCGTTCccctctttgctttttcctctccaatTTCTCCCCATGGCGGATGTTATCCACGCCAACGCAGCTATGACTTCCTATCAGCCATTCCAATGTCTGGTTTGCATGCGCCGGTTTACTCGACATGAGAATCTCAAACGACATGCAGCTCTTCATTCCCGTTCCAGAAAAGAGGTCTCTCTACCGTGCGAATTGTGCCAAGCGACCTTTTCGCGTCCGGATTTGCGCCATCGGCatatgaagaggaagcatgCAGAACACGAGCAACGCCGAACCACGAAAAGGTCAAAACAGAGGGACGAGTGCTCTCTACGGCCTCAGAACTCTGGTCCGCACCGTGGCCAGCTGCAGGACGTCGATGAGCTGGAGCTGAATAGGCCTGTGTGGACTGAGCCATCGCAAGTGCAGTatgcagatgatgcaggaGGAACTAGCACTGCGTCCAGCGGATCACCCATAGAGAACAGCGATCGTATCCAGCCTACCCCAGGTAACATGGCGCAACATATATCAATGGACGAGTCTGTTTTGCTAGACGCGTTAGATCTGGAGCGTAGCCTGTTACGCGAAACATCATTTACCCAAGCAACAGACCAGTTCGAAAACCAGCCGCAAGCGATATCCACTTCACAGCCTCCTCCGGACATTGACCTGAGCGACCTCAGCTATTCAAAAGATTTCTCGATCATCCCTATCGCGCCCGAGAGTACCCTGCCTCAAAGCAACTGGTTTCCATCTGCCTCACAAATCCGCCAAGGCTgcaacctcttcttcacGCATGTCTcccacttcctccccttcctccaccacccaacaTTCAACCCCGGCACCATACCatcccatctcctcctcgccatgCTCTCCCTGGCATATCAATACGGCGAAGACCCAGAATGCGATGCCCGCTCCAACACAGGAACCAGCCTCTCCACCCGCTGCTACCTTCTCGCgcgctccctcctctcctccaccgacAATCctcacaccaccaccaccactaccaccattaCCGACTACCTACCTTTAATCCAAacctacctcctcctccaaatctGCGCCATGATGTACCTCTGCGGCTCCGACTCAACACAAGGCCTCCAAATGCACGCCACAATGATATCCCTCGCGCGGTCCACCGGCCTCATGCACCCAATACCCACCGAATCCGCCCACACCTCGGACCTCGACTCCCTCTGGAAAGAATTCATCAAAGCCGAGTCCCACAAACGAACCCTCTTCGCTGTACATCAAATCGACGCCCTATGGTACCaactcctctccatcccccgCGCCATCTCCCACCTCGAAGTCAAACACGACCTTCCCTGTCCAGAAACCCACTGGACCGCTCCCTCCGCTGCCCAATGGGCCCATCTCCAACTCAtctcccaacaacaacatcaccaccatgctACCAGTATGCGCTACGACGATGCAGTCCGCCACTTCCTATCCTCCCCAGCCACAGATCCTACATCTCCATCTACATCGACATCCACAATCCCCCCCTTCGACCCCTACGgcgccatcaacatcacccacTTCCTCATCTCCAGCGCGCGCGAAATCTCCGGCTGGTCGACAATGACCGGCATGCTAAGTATGGAGCGATTCTCAGCGCTGCGCTCATCGCTCCTATCTCTAGGTGTATtcctctccccatcacccacctcatcctctccatcaactctcccccccaaatccaccacccaCGCCACGGCAACCTGGCAAACCGCCATGATCGAGCTACAGATGTGGTCACCCAGCCACACAGGCGGAATCGTCAAAGCCAGTATTGATACGATGCTCCAGCAGGCGACGGAGCTGGCCCCCTCGGCGTGTGAGTTCCTCTGTGAAGCGGAGACGGCCAAGGCGTTCCAGTCCCATGTGGATTGGTTTCTGGTAtatctggaggaggaggggaatgtGCAGGGTGAGGCGCCGTGGGTGACGTTGTATGCCTATAAGGCTTTTTTGGTCGCGTGGCAGTTGGTGAGAGGGGGGGTGCCTGGAGCGATGGGAGTGgtgggggttggggatggggatgtggagggggcGGTGCGTTGGGCGAGGAGGGTATTTggttggagggagaggtgggTTattgggagggtggtgatggggtgTTTGGCGGGGTTGGCATAGTATTTATCAATAGCTAGATATGAGAACGTCTATGTATGAATGTAACTACCAGTGACTACTAGTTTGTCTGATTAACACAGAGTTATACCTTGCTATATATCAATACATCTCGTATCGCCACCGCAGCTGCACCATCTCCTCTGTAACTCCTCCTTTGACTACCTTGCCGATCAGATCTGGGTCACCGGAATCCAGGTATGTGTTCTCGCGACGGACCAGCCACCGATACACCGTGACCGTAGC includes the following:
- the chs3 gene encoding putative chitin synthase activator (Chs3) (COG:M,O,T;~EggNog:ENOG410PGAV;~InterPro:IPR011990,IPR006597;~PFAM:PF08238;~go_function: GO:0005515 - protein binding [Evidence IEA]); the protein is MARSASGGYPQPPSSPPPVYLRSSPPIPPVPREPRRDSFNRLYSKPIPRKSLTDPVYMPEDRPESQRYSVPRVRIHGESDPPEPDYHEDGIELTLPTDEFAHISLSEQQQQTHVKTIDGSSPPQVPEHRTYGHTPHSSASWSVVDPHKDNSLPNTSTSSLDQQPAKDSQTSSSRDSLDSATQASEIYEPLHYHHRPYEAPQPANQQSPATGSSENIQKPRPAANGRSLSTHSLGSDLGERRRSSRLSPYLHARGSSRDSSASPDVRPVSFVEQLNSCYPQPGPAPVQIGNSHLQSAVGNNASLLSHKQTFDMYLANVKKTDDPAIQYEFAIFMVNAMLEMPPDEADGASAVYGQKGSDINRASLLRESKSILQRLADRSYPFAQYYLADGYASGLFSKGKEDYDRAFPLFLAASKHGHVEACYRTALCYEFGWGTRVDAARAQQFYRQAASKNHPGAMLRMAKACLEGDMGLGKRYREGIKWMKRATDSSDVQYNSAPYELGLMHETGYGDDVFPDPAYAAQLFTKAADLGHIEASYRLGDAYEHGKLECPRDPALSIHFYTNAAQGGHPLAMMALCAWYLIGAEPVLEKDEYEAYEWAKRAAEAGKTPT
- a CDS encoding uncharacterized protein (COG:S;~EggNog:ENOG410PUVK;~InterPro:IPR036236,IPR013087,IPR007219;~PFAM:PF04082;~go_function: GO:0003677 - DNA binding [Evidence IEA];~go_function: GO:0008270 - zinc ion binding [Evidence IEA];~go_process: GO:0006351 - transcription, DNA-templated [Evidence IEA]) yields the protein MADVIHANAAMTSYQPFQCLVCMRRFTRHENLKRHAALHSRSRKEVSLPCELCQATFSRPDLRHRHMKRKHAEHEQRRTTKRSKQRDECSLRPQNSGPHRGQLQDVDELELNRPVWTEPSQVQYADDAGGTSTASSGSPIENSDRIQPTPGNMAQHISMDESVLLDALDLERSLLRETSFTQATDQFENQPQAISTSQPPPDIDLSDLSYSKDFSIIPIAPESTLPQSNWFPSASQIRQGCNLFFTHVSHFLPFLHHPTFNPGTIPSHLLLAMLSLAYQYGEDPECDARSNTGTSLSTRCYLLARSLLSSTDNPHTTTTTTTITDYLPLIQTYLLLQICAMMYLCGSDSTQGLQMHATMISLARSTGLMHPIPTESAHTSDLDSLWKEFIKAESHKRTLFAVHQIDALWYQLLSIPRAISHLEVKHDLPCPETHWTAPSAAQWAHLQLISQQQHHHHATSMRYDDAVRHFLSSPATDPTSPSTSTSTIPPFDPYGAINITHFLISSAREISGWSTMTGMLSMERFSALRSSLLSLGVFLSPSPTSSSPSTLPPKSTTHATATWQTAMIELQMWSPSHTGGIVKASIDTMLQQATELAPSACEFLCEAETAKAFQSHVDWFLVYLEEEGNVQGEAPWVTLYAYKAFLVAWQLVRGGVPGAMGVVGVGDGDVEGAVRWARRVFGWRERWVIGRVVMGCLAGLA